A genomic region of Gossypium hirsutum isolate 1008001.06 chromosome D01, Gossypium_hirsutum_v2.1, whole genome shotgun sequence contains the following coding sequences:
- the LOC107922153 gene encoding uncharacterized protein: MQQRLSASGRPSGTDGYDFSYRMVVDSRYQKVARTKSILRSFFLVQAITLLLGLVLLIFQSASEGLASRVLEISTTACGIISLKIGELGRKRSRVNMLRFFMVASSIAVSLLMFCAIRKCSGFMAAKSPSFWETILELPEVALAVVGLVFHLFIIGYTVHLIANMSVPKRAS, translated from the exons ATGCAGCAGAGATTGTCGGCATCAGGGAGGCCTTCTGGTACAGATGGCTACGATTTCTCATATCGGATGGTTGTTGATTCCC GATATCAAAAAGTAGCTCGTACAAAGTCTATTCTGCGTTCGTTTTTCTTAGTTCAG GCTATCACACTTTTGTTGGGGCTAGTTTTGCTAATATTTCAATCTGCATCAGAGGGTTTGGCTTCCCGGGTTCTTGAAATTTCAACTACTGCTTGTGGTATCATTTCATTGAAAATAGGAGAATTAG GTCGGAAACGCAGCCGAGTGAACATGTTGAGATTTTTTATGGTTGCATCTTCTATCGCTGTCTCATTATTAATGTTTTGTGCCATTCGGAAGTGTTCAGGATTCATG GCTGCCAAAAGCCCAAGTTTCTGGGAAACAATTTTGGAGCTTCCTGAGGTGGCCCTTGCTGTTGTGG GACTGGTGTTTCATCTTTTTATCATTGGCTACACAGTTCATCTCATTGCTAACATGTCTGTCCCTAAGAGAGCTTCATAG